From Fusarium fujikuroi IMI 58289 draft genome, chromosome FFUJ_chr07, a single genomic window includes:
- a CDS encoding related to galactosyltransferase associated protein kinase P58/GTA gives MSSKSQWADTEEDARIDAKLKEEKRRKKAEKARKIEEEKKAQEAVQRKALQLDDDRPSKRRRITPEPGANQQGKAPPAKLLRFPSGAWGKCRSVENYEKLNDIEEGTYGWVARATNKATGKVVALKRLKLEPQDRNGLPVTGLREIQILKDCQHRNIVIMEEVVVGDDVSRPDNQASSLFLVLEFVEHDLKSILDDMPEPFLSSEVKRLLLQLTSGIAYLHDNWIIHRDLKTSNLLLSNRGQLKIADFGMARYVGDPPPKLTQLVVTLWYRAPELLLGAKTYGAAVDMWSVGCIFGELITREPLLQGKNEVDQVSRIFELCGVPTEEIWPGFRRLPNARSLRLPKTQGATGSVIRARFPGLTTAGANLLGDLLSLDPERRPSASEMLQHEYFRQDPKPKPESMFPTFPSKANQERRRRAEPHAPVRGGQAASLGDADFSGIFQGRDKEERGAGFQLRMV, from the exons ATGTCCAGCAAATCTCAGTGGGCCGACACCGAAGAAGACGCCCGTATCGACGCCAAACTCAAGGAAGAAAAGCGACGTAAGAAGGCAGAAAAGGCTCGAAagattgaagaagagaagaaagcacAAGAAGCTGTGCAACGAAAAGCGCTCCAACTTGACGATGACCGGCCCTCGAAGCGCCGCAGGATCACCCCCGAACCAGGCGCAAACCAACAAGGCAAGGCACCTCCAGCGAAGCTGTTGCGGTTTCCATCGGGCGCCTGGGGGAAGTGCAGAAGCGTTGAGAATTACGAGAAGCTAAACGATATCGAGGAGGGGACTTACGGCTGGGTTGCGCGGGCGACAAACAAAGCTACGGGAAAGGTTGTCGCGCTCAAGAGGTTGAAGCTGGAACCTCAAGATCGAAACGGGCTCCCCGTCACAGGCCTGCGGGAAATACAAATATTAAAGGATTGCCAACACCGGAATATTGTCATCATGGAAGAAGTGGTTGTAGGCGACGACGTATCACGGCCAGACAA CCAGGCCAGCTCTTTAttcctcgtcctcgaatTCGTCGAACATGACCTAAAATCCATTCTTGATGATATGCCCGAGCCATTTCTCTCTTCCGAGGTAAAGCGCCTCCTATTACAGCTTACGTCAGGCATTGCATATCTCCATGACAACTGGATTATACATCGCGACCTCAAAACCTCTAATCTCCTCCTTAGCAACCGTGGCCAGTTGAAAATTGCCGACTTTGGTATGGCCCGCTATGTTGGCGATCCTCCCCCGAAACTAACACAACTCGTCGTCACTCTTTGGTACCGGGCTCCGGAGCTACTACTTGGCGCAAAGACATACGGTGCGGCGGTAGACATGTGGAGCGTGGGCTGTATATTTGGCGAGCTAATAACCCGGGAGCCTCTTCTCCAGGGCAAGAATGAAGTCGATCAAGTCTCGCGCATCTTCGAGCTCTGTGGTGTTCCCACAGAAGAGATATGGCCTGGGTTTCGTCGTCTCCCCAATGCGCGCTCATTGCGACTTCCCAAGACACAAGGCGCTACCGGATCTGTCATTCGCGCTCGCTTTCCCGGCCTCACTACCGCAGGCGCCAATTTGCTGGGTGACCTCCTATCACTTGACCCTGAAAGAAGACCGTCGGCGAGTGAGATGCTGCAGCACGAGTACTTCCGACAGGACCCAAAGCCTAAACCGGAGAGCATGTTCCCAACGTTCCCTAGTAAGGCGAATCAGGAACGACGAAGGCGTGCAGAGCCTCACGCGCCTGTGCGTGGTGGACAGGCTGCATCGCTGGGCGATGCTGACTTCAGTGGCATTTTTCAGGGGCGGGATAAAGAAGAAAGGGGGGCAGGGTTCCAGCTGCGTATGGTCTAA
- a CDS encoding related to decapping enzyme — protein MSGSQMQLEDWLDDLCVRFIINLPQEDLSSVARICFQVEEAQWFYEDFIRPLDPTLPSMTLRTFCLRIFQHCPLLANFSVENHTKAFEEFLEYKTRVPVRGAIMLNEAMDSTVLVKGWKKGANWSFPRGKINKDEDDLDCAVREVYEETGLDLRAAGLVPTEHKPKYIEISMREQHMRLYVFRDVPMDTVFEPKTRKEISKIQWYKLSELPAFRRKNGQANDANTAPNANKFYMVAPFLVPLKKWVVAQKKIEARRAANSSQGYGPISEAQYEDEAWNDTGAETTDQGPAIETLAGATQELQRLLKVQPPTQGLQGVSAPVPAQQDKGSALLSILQAKGGPTSAMPQAHFHYPQTPLDHTVTNAPEPHTPHHHNIHQMPSTNTQQPPPPFPYAPNQSAHWGMGLGQQAGNPQLYNQQYSIQEGQYKSNQAPLVHPQPLPPQVERAVFNRSVFQDVNQPTNNPMPGQFLTQQQAQYGHSGQMPQQSLNGPGQPRPQPLNGQSMALLNAFKGGNTAPQVQQKPQQVPFPRGFPSHSQGAVYSNLGGAQAQQSPQQSLHAAGPVGGQDRSGPSPKELPGSKVGPPADNHRSALLGMFRKDDQNQPPAQGPQPAVQPAPGSMMSELLRSVGGDNFRANIPQQAPANPNPLPLMDGLSLQQRPTQTGTPGSQGRADYSQQCGAQGHAPAASQPTQPIRILQRGQGEQLFGIGGTSASPQTSLASPSGLSSHLQPAGAGISPSIAQAFPAMNRRRESGPAQKRELLSLFGKQPSPASLEAAKGKEVIAGTPRSRLASLASGAEDPAGPPSRRGSQTPISPAERTFLLDYLQSVTKNANH, from the exons atgtctGGATCACAAATGCAGTTAGAGGATT GGCTGGACGACCTCTGCGTccgcttcatcatcaaccttcCCCAGGAAGATCTCTCCTCCGTCGCTCGAATTTGCTTCCAGGTCGAAGAAGCTCAGTGGTTCTATGAGGATTTCATCCGTCCACTTGACCCGACCCTGCCGTCCATGACCCTGCGAACCTTTTGTCTACGAATCTTCCAGCATTGTCCCTTATTGGCGAACTTTTCTGTCGAGAATCATACCAAAGCTTTTGAGGAGTTTTTGGAATACAAGACCCGTGTTCCTGTACGCGGTGCTATCATGCTGAACGAGGCTATGGATTCGACAGTCCTGGTCAAGGGATGGAAGAAAGGGGCCAACTGGAGTTTCCCACGAGgaaagatcaacaaggacgaagatgatctGGATTGTGCCGTTCGTGAGGTATATGAAGAGACCGGCTTGGACCTTCGAGCTGCTGGCCTGGTACCCACCGAACATAAGCCGAAGTACATTGAAATCTCGATGCGTGAACAGCACATGAGGCTTTACGTCTTTCGAGATGTTCCAATGGACACCGTATTTGAACCCAAGACAAGGAAAGAAATCAGTAAAATCCAATGGTACAAGCTATCGGAGCTACCAGCCTTCCGCCGCAAGAACGGTCAAGCGAACGACGCCAACACTGCACCTAACGCCAATAAGTTTTATATGGTGGCACCATTCTTGGTGCCGCTGAAGAAATGGGTTGTGGCGCAGAAGAAAATTGAAGCAAGGAGAGCGGCAAACAGCTCTCAAGGTTATGGACCTATCAGCGAAGCCCAATACGAGGATGAAGCATGGAACGATACTGGCGCCGAAACTACGGATCAAGGCCCGGCGATAGAGACGCTTGCAGGTGCGACACAGGAGTTACAACGATTGTTGAAGGTACAACCTCCCACCCAAGGATTGCAAGGTGTTTCTGCTCCGGTTCCGGCTCAACAGGATAAAGGAAGTGCATTACTTTCTATCCTCCAAGCCAAAGGCGGTCCTACCAGCGCCATGCCGCAAGCTCATTTTCACTATCCTCAGACTCCTCTTGATCACACAGTTACAAACGCTCCCGAACCTCATACGCCGCATCATCATAATATTCACCAGATGCCGTCCACAAATACCCAGCAGCCACCGCCCCCATTCCCGTACGCGCCTAACCAAAGCGCTCACTGGGGTATGGGGCTTGGACAGCAGGCTGGCAATCCTCAGCTATATAATCAGCAATACTCCATCCAGGAGGGTCAGTATAAGAGCAATCAGGCTCCTCTAGTGCATCCTCAACCATTGCCCCCCCAGGTAGAAAGAGCTGTTTTCAACAGGAGTGTATTCCAGGACGTCAATCAACCCACCAACAACCCTATGCCCGGTCAGTTCCTTACTCAGCAGCAAGCGCAATATGGCCACTCTGGCCAGATGCCTCAGCAATCACTTAATGGACCTGGGCAGCCGAGACCACAACCTTTGAACGGCCAGTCCATGGCCCTTCTGAATGCTTTCAAGGGCGGTAATACCGCGCCACAGGTACAGCAGAAGCCTCAACAAGTTCCATTCCCCCGTGGCTTCCCATCACATAGCCAGGGGGCTGTGTATAGTAACCTAGGCGGAGCACAAGCGCAACAAAGTCCTCAACAAAGCCTTCATGCGGCCGGCCCTGTGGGAGGTCAAGACCGCTCGGGGCCAAGTCCTAAGGAGCTGCCAGGCTCAAAGGTTGGGCCTCCTGCCGACAATCATCGTTCTGCTCTGTTAGGCATGTTTCGCAAGGACGACCAGAATCAGCCTCCTGCGCAAGGACCCCAGCCCGCTGTACAGCCCGCTCCTGGCAGTATGATGAGTGAACTTCTGCGTTCAGTTGGCGGGGACAATTTCAGGGCCAACATTCCCCAACAAGCCCCCGCTAATCCCAACCCGCTCCCGTTAATGGACGGCCTATCACTGCAGCAACGACCTACTCAAACTGGCACACCTGGATCTCAAGGAAGAGCGGATTATTCGCAACAATGTGGTGCCCAAGGACATGCACCAGCTGCCTCGCAACCTACCCAGCCTATTCGTATTCTTCAGCGAGGCCAGGGCGAACAATTATTTGGCATCGGTGGAacatctgcatctcctcAGACTTCTCTTGCCTCACCAAGTGGATTGTCTAGCCACTTGCAGCCTGCGGGTGCTGGCATTAGCCCAAGCATTGCACAAGCATTCCCTGCTATGAATCGTCGTCGTGAGTCTGGTCCCGCTCAGAAGAGAGAACTGCTGTCACTCTTTGGCAAGCAGCCATCCCCTGCTAGTTTGGAGGCAGCTAAGGGCAAGGAGGTCATTGCCGGAACGCCTAGGTCTCGTCTTGCTTCCCTGGCCTCTGGAGCTGAAGACCCTGCCGGCCCGCCCTCCCGTCGCGGTAGTCAGACGCCCATCTCGCCAGCCGAACGCACTTTTTTGCTGGACTACTTACAGTCTGTTACCAAGAATGCTAATCATTAA
- a CDS encoding related to RNA binding protein Nrd1, with protein MSINMRMSMNKTQKQDGLDMPVSDPQCVYVPQEEYQSLLTIAHQYVYLRQNLIAQGLNEATVDSLCLQKSAGHAPPYAPEQFEPSPPATLTYKEQASPFPVQSNTASGCPDEEQGLRFNRSWQPNASYRPSTYPGGSINRKGPGYFHDNKRPEIKEWFERSAQRSVLLLNVPDGVTHGDVAAVIRGGPVLEIFLRGKDNTATVSFLHGADACAFIENCRTDGLYIKDRKIHTKWSDYQFTLSGQVAHHIRKGGSRNFVIRKRDPNLTIQAIRGDLEHIHNLHVISIEFEKDSCFISTNAVHGAIYARTCLQSRVEYRASRIEWYADECAQPFERTSPAFQDPVPDVKSQRSVIAAHPSRKDLMGNRFQLLDLSDSDGSNGDDSSDDSF; from the exons ATGAGCATCAACATGAGAATGAGCATGAACAAGACGCA GAAACAAGAT GGCCTTGATATGCCAGTGAGCGACCCCCAATGCGTGTACGTGCCTCAAGAGGAATACCAGAGCCTCCTTACGATTGCTCACCAGTATG TCTACCTACGTCAGAATCTCATCGCACAAGGGCTGAACGAAGCAACTGTGGAT TCTCTCTGCCTTCAGAAGTCAGCTGGACATGCGCCCCCCTATGCCCCTGAACAGTTTGAACCATCGCCACCGGCAACGTTAACGTACAAAGAACAAGCATCTCCTTTCCCAGTTCAATCGAATACCGCTTCGGGCTGCCCTGACGAAGAGCAAGGGCTTCGTTTTAACAGGAGTTGGCAGCCTAATGCGTCTTATCGACCCTCAACCTATCCGGGTGGCTCGATCAACCGGAAAGGGCCCGGATATTTCCATGACAACAAAAGACCGGAGATCAAGGAGTGGTTTGAGCGCTCTGCGCAGAGGTCAGTCCTACTCCTCAATGTACCTGATGGCGTCACACATGGGGATGTTGCTGCGGTTATTCGAGGGGGTCCTGTTCTGGAGATCTTTCTTCGGGGCAAAGATAATACTGCCACGGTCTCCTTTTTGCATGGGGCTGATGCCTGTGCTTTTATTGAGAACTGTCGTACAGATGGTTTGTACATCAAAGACCGGAAG ATACATACCAAATGGTCTGACTACCAGTTCACACTGAGTGGCCAGGTTGCCCATCATATTCGCAAGGGTGGCTCTCGTAACTTCGTCATCCGCAAGCGGGACCCCAACCTCACTATTCAGGCTATCCGCGGTGATCTGGAACACATTCACAATCTTCATGTGATCAGCATCGAATTTGAGAAGGACAGCTGTTTCATCAGCACCAATGCGGTCCATGGCGCTATCTATGCTCGAACTTGTCTTCAGAGCCGAGT AGAGTACAGGGCTTCCCGTATTGAATGGTATGCCGATGAATGTGCACAGCCGTTTGAGAGAACATCACCTGCATTTCAGGACCCCGTCCCCGATGTAAAGTCGCAGAGAAGTGTCATTGCCGCCCATCCATCACGCAAGGACCTCATGGGAAACCGTTTCCAGCTGTTGGATCTTTCTGATAGTGATGGGAGTAATGGGGATGATTCGTCTGACGACTCTTTTTGA